In Helianthus annuus cultivar XRQ/B chromosome 9, HanXRQr2.0-SUNRISE, whole genome shotgun sequence, the following are encoded in one genomic region:
- the LOC110875214 gene encoding probable disease resistance protein At4g19520 encodes MVLFGSKLSKLDLGLTPHLETLYLEGCNDLVELHIPPKGSILKSLFISGSKLSKLNLGLTPHLKRLVLENCYYLQEIRAPIGCLKNLANLKLSGCSRFERFVGTHRYHLLEFGILATLVLIAESQDICPLHPNSNLPKFVFKCFYGEPLPSLSGNLEKLLSFGLCACTNLESFSASICGLQRLRNLTLEGNLPEVPKDLCQLECLEKLTLSMKEIKHLPDSICMLKHLKSLDLKFGWLLQHLPMEICRLECLKELYLTDCISLQDIPNNICKMKC; translated from the coding sequence ATGGTCCTCTTTGGTTCTAAGTTGAGTAAGCTTGACTTGGGGCTGACTCCACATCTCGAGACATTATATCTTGAAGGGTGTAACGACCTTGTAGAACTTCACATACCCCCTAAAGGTTCCATACTCAAATCCCTTTTCATTAGTGGTTCTAAGTTGAGTAAACTTAACTTGGGGTTGACTCCACATCTCAAgaggttagttcttgaaaactgCTATTATCTTCAAGAAATTCGTGCTCCTATAGGATGTCTAAAAAACCTTGCCAACTTAAAGTTAAGTGGTTGTTCAAGGTTTGAGCGTTTTGTGGGTACCCATCGGTATCATTTACTTGAATTTGGGATTCTCGCTACATTAGTACTGATTGCAGAGTCCCAGGATATTTGCCCACTACATCCCAATAGTAATTTGCCAAAGTTTGTGTTTAAATGTTTTTATGGAGAACCTCTACCCTCATTAAGTGGAAATCTTGAGAAGCTTCTTTCTTTTGGTCTATGTGCTTGCACAAACCTTGAGTCCTTTTCAGCAAGCATTTGTGGTTTACAACGTTTAAGAAATCTTACACTTGAAGGCAACTTACCCGAGGTGCCCAAGGACCTGTGCCAGTTAGAATGTCTAGAGAAGCTAACATTGTCAATGAAAGAGATTAAACATCTTCCAGATAGCATTTGTATGTTGAAACATCTTAAATCTCTTGATCTCAAATTTGGTTGGCTTCTACAACACTTACCCATGGAGATATGCAGATTAGAGTGTTTGAAGGAGTTATACCTAACGGATTGTATATCCTTACAAGATATTCCAAACAACATATGTAAGATGAAATGTTAA